From a single Elgaria multicarinata webbii isolate HBS135686 ecotype San Diego chromosome 18, rElgMul1.1.pri, whole genome shotgun sequence genomic region:
- the PLA2G1B gene encoding phospholipase A2: MNLLFFLLLASANAAMSRNLWQFRKMIKCTIPGSDPLKDYNNYGCYCGFGGSGTPVDDLDRCCETHDNCYSAAKKHPKCKLILDNPYTKTYYYNCSGTEVTCEEKNDECQAFVCNCDRSAAICFAGAPYNKEYKNLNTSKCCQ; the protein is encoded by the exons ATGaaccttctcttcttcctcttgctGGCCTCTG cTAATGCTGCCATGTCCCGGAACCTCTGGCAATTCCGGAAGATGATCAAATGCACCATCCCAGGCAGTGACCCATTGAAGGATTACAACAACTATGGCTGTTACTGTGGCTTTGGGGGCAGTGGGACCCCAGTGGATGACCTGGACAG GTGCTGCGAGACCCACGACAACTGCTACAGTGCAGCCAAGAAGCACCCAAAATGTAAATTAATCCTGGACAACCCTTACACCAAGACCTACTACTACAACTGCTCTGGCACCGAGGTCACCTGCGAAG aaAAGAATGACGAATGCCAGGCATTTGTCTGTAACTGTGACCGCAGCGCTGCCATCTGCTTTGCTGGGGCTCCGTACAACAAAGAGTACAAGAACCTGAATACCAGCAAATGCTGCCAGTGA